The Limnospira fusiformis SAG 85.79 genomic interval TAGCCCTACCACCGCCAGGATGGGGAACTGTCTAGCCAAAAACTCATGCGATCGCAGACCTTTTACCATGAACCCAAATTCTGCCTACTGGCAAATTATCTCAGCTTCCGTGGCGGGAACCAGTCACGAAAAGCAAGCCATTCCCTGTCAAGATGCTCATATCTATCGGGAGATTGACCCCCATCAATTTATTGTCGCTGTAGCCGATGGTGCGGGTTCAGCTTCCCTGGCTGATGTGGGAGCCCAACTAGCAGTTAAAACCGCCACCCAATTAATCGAAGAGTATCTATCCTCCGTCGATGACACCGCCGCCGTGGACTGGAACAGTCAATTGTTAGCTGTTGTTAGCCAAACCAAACAGGCGATCGAAGCGGAAGCCGACCACAGGGATATATTGGCGCGGGAACTAGCAACCACATTAATTTTAGGGGTGATTACCGCTTCCACCATTGCTGTAGTTCAGATAGGTGATGGCGCGGTGGTAGTTGAAGATCAACAGGGAACTTTGATGGCTTTAACTATTCCCGCCAGTGGAGAATATTTAAACGAAACCACCTTTCTGGTTTCCCCGAATGCGTTAGAATCTGCTCAAATTCAGGTATGGTCTGGAATGCCTAAGTATTTGGCAATCTTTTCCGATGGTTTAC includes:
- a CDS encoding PP2C family serine/threonine-protein phosphatase — translated: MNPNSAYWQIISASVAGTSHEKQAIPCQDAHIYREIDPHQFIVAVADGAGSASLADVGAQLAVKTATQLIEEYLSSVDDTAAVDWNSQLLAVVSQTKQAIEAEADHRDILARELATTLILGVITASTIAVVQIGDGAVVVEDQQGTLMALTIPASGEYLNETTFLVSPNALESAQIQVWSGMPKYLAIFSDGLQMLGLKMPEGKPHAPFFSPLFQFVETICDRTEAEQQLISFLRSPRVNQRTDDDLTLILAAKKPTSSQ